A genome region from Kogia breviceps isolate mKogBre1 chromosome 13, mKogBre1 haplotype 1, whole genome shotgun sequence includes the following:
- the LOC131768050 gene encoding LOW QUALITY PROTEIN: protein SET-like (The sequence of the model RefSeq protein was modified relative to this genomic sequence to represent the inferred CDS: inserted 1 base in 1 codon), with translation MAPKHQSSLPPQAKKPKKPRRTPASRPEKTSASPNLPKEEKEQQEAIEHIDEVQNEIDRLNEQASEEILKVEQKYNKLRQPFFQKRSELIAKIPNLXVTTFVNHPQVSALLGEEDEEALHYLTRVEVTEFEDIKSGYRIDFYFDENPYFENKVLSKEFHLNESGDPSSKSTEIKWKSGKDLTKRSSQTQNKASRKRQHEEPESFFTWFTDHSDAGADELGEVIKDDIWPNPLQYYLVPDMDDEEGEGEDDDDDDEEEEGLEDIDEEGDEDEGEEDEDDDEGEEGEEDEGEDD, from the exons ATGGCCCCCAAACACCAATCTTCACTTCCACCCCAAGCAAAGAAACCGAAGAAACCGAGACGGACTCCTGCCTCCAGGCCAGAGAAAACGTCTGCTTCTCCGAACTTGccgaaggaagaaaaagaacagcaagaagCAATTGAACATATTGATGAAGTACAAAATGAAATAGACAGACTTAACGAACAAGCCAGTGAGGAGATTTTGAAAGTAGAACAGAAATATAACAAACTCCGCCAACCATTTTTTCAGAAGAGGTCGGAATTGATCGCCAAAATCCCAAATT GGGTAACAACATTTGTTAACCATCCACAAGTGTCTGCACTGCTTGGGGAGGAGGATGAAGAGGCGCTGCATTATTTGACAAGAGTCGAAGTGACAGAGTTTGAAGATATTAAATCAGGTTAcagaatagatttttattttgatgaaaacccttactttgaaaataaagttctttCCAAAGAATTTCATCTGAATGAGAGTGGTGATCCATCTTCAAAGTCCACTGAAATCAAATGGAAATCCGGAAAGGATTTGACAAAACGTTCAAGTCAAACGCAGAATAAAGCCAGCAGGAAGAGACAGCATGAGGAACCAGAAAGCTTCTTCACCTGGTTTACTGATCATTCTGATGCAGGTGCAGATGAGTTAGGAGAGGTCATCAAAGATGATATTTGGCCAAATCCATTACAGTACTACTTGGTTCCAGACATGGAtgatgaggaaggggaaggagaagatgatgatgatgatgatgaagaggaggaagggttGGAAGATATTGATGAAGAAGGGGATGAGGATGAAGGTGaagaagatgaagatgatgatgagggggaggaaggagaggaagatgaAGGAGAAGATGACTAA